GACAAATATGACTATATCGCTTTCCAATCGATTCGTTCACTGCTTCAGTAGATGACTCTGAATGATAATAAGATACTGTTCGTGCTTTTGCCTCTTTACTCCATCGATTCCGAATGTAGGTAGGTGGAATTCTTCTAACATTCTTTTTGTCTAGCACTTTCAAAGCATGACGGCATAAGATCCCaacaaatgaaaatttcatGCAACTACAATGTATCTTTTGGTTTGCAGCATCATACTTAACCAAATGCTCTCGTGCAACACCACGATAAGATACATTGTATTCATACACCATCTCAGATTTACTCGTCTTTTTTGCAACATAGTCACCGATGACTGTGTATTTCTTTTGGAACAAGATAAACACTTCTGGTGTATACACTTCTTCTGCATGCTGCAACATCTCTACAGAAGCAGCCAATACCGGCGAAGTATGCATCATACCGAAGTCAGCAACTAACTCTTTATATCGCCTATCATCCAACACTCTCTCATAGTGTTTAAAGAAGGTCAACAAGTCAAAACTGCGCTTCAAGTATCCTttcaaaatactatttataCTTTCGCTACGCTGTGTGCTCACCATATCGGCTGTAAAAGTATGACGTCCATATACCATTGCCCATTTTTCTTTCACCTCAAACAAATTTTCCAGCCATTTATTCTCTGTCAGCTTATGCTTACTGAGCATATCATTCCATGCCAATAaccaatcttcttcttcctcatgcTCATATACGCACTTGCCAAAATCCATGGCAAACTGGTCTGATCCGTGAAATACACGACTCAAATTCTTTGCAGCATTTATGTAAATATGCCAGACACATAAACTGTGTTTTGTTTCTGGAAACACATTCACTATTGCATTCGCCATTGCTGCAGATTGGTCTGTAATAATTGTTTTCGGTTGTTTTCCAGACATTGCTCCAAGAAAGGTCTCAAAAAGCCACTTAAAAGACTCGGTGGTTTCATCATATAAGAGAGCATCTCCGAACACAACAACTTGCTTATAATGGTTTACCCCGACAAATGGAGCAAACGGTCTATCATAATCATTGGTCTTATAAGTTGTGTCAAAACAAACGACATCTCCAAAGAGATTGTAATCGCTTATAGACCGATCATCTGCCCACAAGATATTAGTGATCATATCATCCTCATCAAGttgcattaaataaaaaaatgatgaattctcttctttctttttctgaaagtATTCCAAAACTGCTCCAGTATCTCCCTTTACCATTTCTACCATACGCTTACGGTGTAGGTAATTGCGATAGTCTTTCTCCAAAAAACCCATATTTTCTCTCCCCCAATTTCCAAGCTCATCATTTCAACGGTTGTTTTTGCTGAAATTCCTGATAACTCGGCATCATCAGCATGTTGTTTTTGAGAGACAGTGACTGCTCGATTTCCCTTCAACAAATGCTTCATAGGTGTGCTCACTAAGTCATGGTTATGATTCGGCTCAAAAGACAAAATCTTATATCTTCCGCTAGGCTGAAGGTAGCAAGCCATATGGGCTTTACAACGACACCTTGTGATTGGTCGGGTAAAAGATCTCTTAACCTTAGGCTCCTTCCTAACCCCCTCTTTTGAGCATACATAAAGAAACCTTACCAccttttcatctttttttttcgtcCTCCGTTGTTTCCTTACGTTGAAACCATGATTGCTTGCATACTTACTATAAGCTATATAGACAGCCTCATCAGAACTATACTCCATTCCAATACAAagctcatctttttttttcattctcaTGGTTAGCTTCTAAAGTACCAGCATCTTCTGTTTCAAGCTGAACCTCTTTAGTGGCTATTTCGGATTTTTCCTCACATTCACTGAGCGAAACGTTGTCTTCACTGAGCGAAACATTGTCATCTTCTTCGCTGAATGCCTgttttaattagaaaaaaaaagaatcagactttaaataataacaaattgtTCCTCGCTGCCAATGAAGCTAAACTAACAAACATTTAGTATTATGTCACTCTGTTGTTGAAGTCACTgggtatataattatattataaggATCCATATACgtgacaaaagaaagaaaattattcATCATAACAGTCAATGTTCAGCATCTTCCTAACATCGCAGGTTCACTGCATAATCTTTGCTTTGACCTAACTCATCATAGCAGTCAACAtgacaaaataaatattgttatccCATCTTGTTCAAATCACGAGAGCTTTTCTATAAAATAGTGGCTCTGTAGATAATAATTTTTGCTTGATTAAAAGAGAagccaaaacaaacaaaaaaactcctaaaatatatgaattttgagAAACACAAAACCTAGTATGAGTAACGTAGGAGGAAACAAGCCAGAACATCAAACCGAAAGCTTACCTTTTCCTCGTCTTTTTCCTTCTCAAGGTTAGCCATATCGTACtgaaaaccctaaaatctaaaactcaCTTTTTCTTCGTCTCTTTTCTGTAGTTGATGAAAAGAAGTCGACGGCGTTAAAGTTtatcgttttcttttttttttagaaaaattatatttctatttcttttatctttttttgccCAAAAACTAAATATGACTTGGCAAGATATCATTGGCTAGGTGAACTTAAGGATTCAccctaggggtgaacctaagaattcCTCCTGATGGTCTGAGAAAAACTTCTATTTAAACAGAGCTTGACGTGTATTAGTCATATACTCTCGACACACAAGTTACAGGTATGTTACGAATGTTTGTGTTGCagtttttggtttcttttttattcatgatcattaaaataagaaaatatatattagataggTAGGTAGCTTTAAGTAGTTACTACTAGAAAAATTGGCACAAATGCACCTAAATCCTCATATAATTTGTCATATACCCTGCAATTAGAAACACTTTTTTGGATGTTTTTGCCCCTGCTAGAGACACCATCCTACAACAAGTATAGGCCTGCGTCGCGTGCAGAGAGGTGTCAG
This genomic stretch from Raphanus sativus cultivar WK10039 chromosome 3, ASM80110v3, whole genome shotgun sequence harbors:
- the LOC130509962 gene encoding protein FAR1-RELATED SEQUENCE 5-like, whose product is MVKGDTGAVLEYFQKKKEENSSFFYLMQLDEDDMITNILWADDRSISDYNLFGDVVCFDTTYKTNDYDRPFAPFVGVNHYKQVVVFGDALLYDETTESFKWLFETFLGAMSGKQPKTIITDQSAAMANAIVNVFPETKHSLCVWHIYINAAKNLSRVFHGSDQFAMDFGKCVYEHEEEEDWLLAWNDMLSKHKLTENKWLENLFEVKEKWAMVYGRHTFTADMVSTQRSESINSILKGYLKRSFDLLTFFKHYERVLDDRRYKELVADFGMMHTSPVLAASVEMLQHAEEVYTPEVFILFQKKYTVIGDYVAKKTSKSEMVYEYNVSYRGVAREHLVKYDAANQKIHCSCMKFSFVGILCRHALKVLDKKNVRRIPPTYIRNRWSKEAKARTVSYYHSESSTEAVNESIGKRYSHICRTFPEIASVAAEHIELTLCTDEDTVELFKKLEEKKKGTCES